In Glycine max cultivar Williams 82 chromosome 7, Glycine_max_v4.0, whole genome shotgun sequence, a single window of DNA contains:
- the LOC100803527 gene encoding putative pectinesterase/pectinesterase inhibitor 28 encodes MSEGNAGKGKRIAIIGVSALLLVAMVVAITVGVNLNENGSNNDTEDNKKNHVVSSIKAVQTLCHPTNYKKECEESLIAGAGNTTDPKELIKIFFNITITKIGDKLKETNILHEVEEEPRAKMALETCKQLMDLSIGELTRSLDGIGEFNLINVDKILMNLKVWLSGAVTYQDTCLDGFENTTSDAGKKMKDLLTIGMHMSSNALAIVTDLADTVNDWNITKSFGRRLLQDSELPSWVDQHRLLNENASPLKRKPNVTVAIDGSGDFKSINEALKQVPEKNRKPFVIYIKEGVYQEYVEVTKKMTHVVFIGEGGKKTRISGNKNFIDGTNTYRTATVAIQGDHFVAINMGFENSAGPHKHQAVALRVQADKSIFYNCSMDGYQDTLYAHTMRQFYRDCTISGTIDFVFGNALAVFQNCTFVVRKPLENQQCIVTAQGRKERQQPSGIVIQGGSIVSDPEFYSVRFENKAYLARPWKNYSRTIIMDTYIDDLIDADGYLPWQGLEGPSGMDTCFYAEYHNIGPGSDKSKRVKWAGIWNLNSKAARWFSPSKFFHGTDWIEVTGIPCFPGVPKHHRHKKTILNWQ; translated from the exons ATGTCTGAGGGAAATGCAGGGAAAGGAAAGAGAATCGCCATCATTGGCGTCTCAGCCTTATTGTTGGTGGCTATGGTTGTGGCAATCACAGTTGGGGTCAATCTCAATGAGAATGGTTCCAACAATGATACAGAGGACAACAAGAAAAATCATGTTGTTTCTTCTATAAAAGCCGTCCAAACCCTTTGTCATCCCACAAATTATAAGAAAGAATGCGAGGAAAGCCTTATAGCTGGGGCTGGAAATACCACAGATCCAAaagaacttatcaaaattttcTTCAACATCACCATTACAAAAATTGGTGATAAACTCAAAGAAACTAATATTTTGCATGAGGTTGAGGAGGAACCCAGAGCCAAGATGGCACTTGAAACATGCAAGCAACTCATGGATCTTTCTATTGGGGAATTAACAAGGTCACTTGATGGAATAGGTGAGTTTAACCTCATAAATGTTGACAAAATCCTCATGAATTTAAAAGTTTGGCTTAGTGGCGCGGTTACATACCAAGATACTTGCTTGGATGGGTTTGAGAACACCACTAGTGATGCTGGCAAAAAGATGAAGGATTTGTTGACGATAGGCATGCATATGAGCAGCAACGCCCTTGCCATTGTAACAGATTTAGCTGACACTGTTAATGATTGGAATATCACAAAATCATTTGGGCGTCGCCTCCTTCAAGATTCTGAGCTTCCGTCATGGGTTGATCAACATAGACTCCTTAATGAAAATGCAAGTCCATTAAAACGCAAGCCTAATGTTACTGTAGCCATAGATGGTAGTGGAGATTTCAAAAGCATCAATGAGGCATTGAAGCAAGTGCCTGAGAAAAACCGAAAGCCATTTGTGATCTACATCAAGGAAGGCGTTTACCAAGAGTATGTTgaagttacaaaaaaaatgaccCATGTGGTGTTTATTGGTGAAGGGGGGAAAAAGACACGAATATCTGGTAACAAAAACTTCATAGATGGAACGAACACTTATAGAACTGCCACTGTCG CTATTCAAGGAGATCACTTTGTGGCCATCAATATGGGGTTTGAGAATTCTGCTGGACCTCATAAGCATCAAGCGGTGGCATTGAGAGTCCAAGCAGACAAGTCCATCTTTTACAATTGCTCAATGGATGGGTATCAAGACACACTTTATGCACACACCATGCGTCAATTCTATAGAGATTGCACCATTTCAGGTACCATCGACTTTGTGTTCGGTAATGCACTAGCTGTTTTTCAAAATTGCACTTTCGTGGTCCGAAAGCCACTGGAGAACCAACAATGCATTGTGACTGCACAAGGTAGAAAAGAGAGACAACAACCATCTGGAATAGTAATCCAAGGGGGATCCATTGTGTCTGACCCTGAGTTCTACTCAGTGAGATTTGAGAACAAGGCTTACCTAGCTCGTCCATGGAAGAATTACTCTAGGACCATTATCATGGACACGTACATTGATGATTTGATTGACGCTGATGGGTATTTGCCATGGCAAGGACTAGAGGGTCCTTCTGGTATGGATACTTGCTTCTATGCCGAGTACCACAACATTGGCCCCGGTTCAGACAAATCCAAGCGTGTGAAATGGGCTGGGATTTGGAACCTCAATTCAAAAGCAGCACGTTGGTTCTCACCATCTAAGTTTTTTCATGGAACTGATTGGATTGAGGTTACCGGAATTCCTTGCTTTCCTGGCGTGCCGAAACACCATAGGCACAAAAAGACAATACTTAATTGGCAATAA